The genomic stretch ATAATTGATATAAACATAAATCTTGGAAACAATGCAACCTATATGGTTAGAcaatataaaagttatttacatattttagaCTTAATTGTAGTATAGTAGATGGTATTTTAAACATGCTTAAATATATTCTTTCTTGAAAAATAATTACTCATGTTAGAATTGACCCAGTTCTAACATCTCATATCCTGTACTTCACTACAATCTATTTTTTACACGATCATAGTAGCAATGTGTAAACAGTAAAAAGGAATTGAGATATAAACATGTATCTGCAATTTTGTATTTAACTCGACTTTAAGTCTAAATTTTCTATTCCGCTGCAACGTTCAAAAAAGGAAATTTACTAATTTCAATCCTTACAAAGTTGTCATTACTTACTGTAAGCTATCGCTATAATGTTACATAATATAGTTCAGTCCTTGTTACAAAACAATTTCTTTCCCTTAATTGATCTCACAGTATTTTTGTTAGATTAGACTATACTTTTGTCTTCACGACATGAATTATTAAAACAtctatatcagttttattacATTTACTAAtactatttataaaataaatgttcCCATATGTTACCGTAATGTAATTCACAAGTCCACATTATATTTTAACATTTATCGAGGCTCGACAGAATTAATAGCCTTCGCTTGCAggttttaaatagaaattttgaaATTGTATATGCTTCAATTTCATAACTACATCACTATTTTTTTATACTTTACAAGTTATGAATGTACAgtacatttataataatattaagaaaataaacaTTCGAAAGTAATGCTTAAGTTTACTCACGCTGAAGTGCATATTTTCGAACCTTATTAACTTTGCTTTCGATTCAAGAAATGAGCCCTCCATCGCCAATACCATGCCATTTCAAGTTGATTAAAACCAGTACTAAAAAATGACAGTACAACAAAGAAAGTTGAAAGAGTGAATGCCCACAATTGAAACAAGGGTGAAATAATGAGCAACAAGACTGTAGCACCTGAAattaataagatttttgaatacaGGTATTAgcaaaaaattaatgaaatttaaGACTTTACCTATTAAAGTACTCCAAAAGCATAATGCAACTTGTAATGGATATACGTTTGTTAAGGGCCAAATTTCGGTAGAAAAGCTTTTCTTTTCGTAAAATCGTTCTAACACTTCTTCTTTTTTGTACCATCTTCGTTCTAACCATTGTCTTAATGGTGCATCATCCGTTGGCATGTCAGACGATGATATCCTTTTAATGTGAAAATGTACCTCATGCGGCAATTTGCCTTTAATTAAGTCTAGCTCTGACTGCGGAACATAGTCAGGATATCCGATTGTTAAATCATAAACAGCGTCAAGGTAATTCGCTTGCTGGAGATGATGAACTAAATAACTGAATCCTGTTGTTTTCGGATGGAGCGTAAAAGAATATTGTGGCAATCCATGTTTCGCAGCATATTTATCTGATTTCTCCTTGCTACTTTTCGTTAAATCTGTACCTTCCGGGAATATTAATAATTGAGAACGTCTGTCCAACGATACTAAATAGTTAAGGGTATGCGACAATCGACTTTGATCTTCTTCCCATCGTCGTGTTATATAAAGGAAACCGTTCATTTGCATTATCCACCCTGTTacataatatttctttcaaaTTCTGTTACACTTTAAAACTatagaataaaaatatcgaCGTTAATATTTTAAAATCAAATTTGAAAGTAACTTAAAATGTTTTTAAAGAAACTTTATTTCAATGAACTTCTGTTTTTGATATACCTTTTACTACGCTATATTACCTGGTCCTGGAATGTGTCGTATGGGATCCTTTAAAACAAACTTTAATCTGTGAGCTGCTATGCCAGGCAAGCATGCTTGGTACATCGCTGCCCATAGGAAATTCCAATCTACCCTGGTTCTATGGTTCATTACAAGTATAGCAGATTCATCCGGAGATATATGATCTCCAGATACGAGAATTTTTACTCCGAAAACTTTTAGAAGAGCCTAAAACATACAAAATGTTGTAATGCAGTGATTATAGTTGAAAGAAATACAATATAGTACATTTTTACAAACAAAATTAAtgaagaacaaaaaaaaatgaaattcaaTCTACTTACTGTAGAATAAAGTTCCCAACAAGAAAATAAGAAGTCattgaattttcgaaatttcaaaGGGCTGAAAAGTAACAATGGTATCATAGGACaagcaataaataaaaatccaGCCACTACACTGCCATACCACAGTGCACAGTACAAAGTACCACGTAAAAGTCCACGCATCACAAAATATGTACAAGATATCTGAAAAAAGCAATAAAATGCATGTTCATTTCATTACATGTACACAGAGACATGAATCCATATTTTACTATTACATTAGTATACACtttcttaataaataatttgtttataattataaatttttaacaaataattaCAACAATATTTGTAACATCATTTTAATAAACAAATAGATTAATTTATACgggattttattttataacaataaaatGTTTTTCACAAACATAAGTATTTACATAGAAAGAAAACTTGTAATTTTATctgataaataattttataaatgttCTATATTTATTGTAgtgagaaaaaaaaggaaaactgTGTCActtttcaataataatttaaattaaattgaaaactAAAGTATAGAGATGTAAttgtatatattaaataatagaatTACCTTATCATGTATGTGCTGTAAATGAACCACTCTTTACAAGCCTTCAGCAGTAACTATTTCTTTCTGAAATGTTTTCTCTGGCTTCCCCTGTATCTTACTAGAAGGGCTTCTATCTGCTTCACCCCTTCTACCCCATTTTCCACCCAGTATACACTGAGTTCTGGGATGCTGTGAGGACCATTATTGATCTGTTAAAACAGGGAGAAAATTTATAATCATCTGTAACATGTTATTTTtctcttttataattttattaaaaaatttacaACAATTACCTTTATGTTATTGCGTGAAAAAGATAtgcattattattttaaaacatCAATGATTACTGTCATGTTATTCGGTttcgtataataatattaaaaacaataattaggaatgtaattttttaataacataCTGCTCAaagataaaagtaacaataacgaTTGTGACATGatcgaaaaatataatatactttTACATAAACGAAAAGTTGCTTAAGCAAGCTAAATTATATAACTACTGGTAGTTTCATCTATATTTGTTCGAAAACGTGAACAATGtagatttattaaaaaaatatcaatatcaattaccaataatatacaattttaacAAATGTATCGGAGGGAATGTTAACAAAAATTAAACATTGACAATTTCAGATattagaattaaaaaattgattgaaattttcaattccacaaaatattattatacaggaAATGACTTAGCAAATATAAGTAATGGATATTAGtagcaataaattgaaaaatcgttaaaaaaataattaatagccACGActgatatacatacatatattcatGCGTATACAAAATGTTATGTATCAAAAAAGGTAGAAATTCTTAATTATTCACAAAACTTTTTACCGCTATAAAATGCCTTTTCATGCAAATCTTTATAGTATAAACTGTTCTATAAAATCTTAAacaagataaaataataatatttgttaggTCACATCAAATTCTTTTGTTTAGTACctatatttcatattatataattatttgttataaACTATTTAACATAGCTGTTTGTATTAACCTATGAGCCAAATTTTGTATTTATATGTatgcttaattttatttataatatatgtataaatatatagtatattaattatatattatataatatatttctatttttaatatatatatattatacatataagtaTTCTAACTTTTTCAAATGTATTGAATATGACTCAGATGTACAAATATATATCCTGCGATGAACGATATCCTGAATATTGATCAAGAAGTCTTTTTGCTTCAGCATGTACATTCTCATCTGCCGTTGTCAATGCAGGTTCCTTCAAGATATTATCAAGATAATTAATTGCACGTGAATACTGCTTTAAAGCA from Megalopta genalis isolate 19385.01 chromosome 16, iyMegGena1_principal, whole genome shotgun sequence encodes the following:
- the LOC117221161 gene encoding lysocardiolipin acyltransferase 1 — translated: MRGLLRGTLYCALWYGSVVAGFLFIACPMIPLLLFSPLKFRKFNDFLFSCWELYSTALLKVFGVKILVSGDHISPDESAILVMNHRTRVDWNFLWAAMYQACLPGIAAHRLKFVLKDPIRHIPGPGWIMQMNGFLYITRRWEEDQSRLSHTLNYLVSLDRRSQLLIFPEGTDLTKSSKEKSDKYAAKHGLPQYSFTLHPKTTGFSYLVHHLQQANYLDAVYDLTIGYPDYVPQSELDLIKGKLPHEVHFHIKRISSSDMPTDDAPLRQWLERRWYKKEEVLERFYEKKSFSTEIWPLTNVYPLQVALCFWSTLIGATVLLLIISPLFQLWAFTLSTFFVVLSFFSTGFNQLEMAWYWRWRAHFLNRKQS